The Desulfosporosinus acidiphilus SJ4 genome has a window encoding:
- a CDS encoding C40 family peptidase, with product MLISSSGRMWLGSTVLAGILLASSLSVPETGKVAANSVSISLSTGSYTKTIRTQFHWKNPSITTSDIGKSAEKTNSTVVQVPTTRPETIQSEPVQVANASQSHVSRSDSYQLIANALSLQGVPYRFGGTSRSGFDCSGFTQYVYRAVNTSLPRTAAEQFRVGASVSRGQLQVGDLVFFSTYASGASHVGIYIGGGRFVHASNKGIRVTNLNENYYANRYLGARRVN from the coding sequence TTGCTAATTTCCTCATCCGGGCGGATGTGGTTAGGAAGCACAGTTTTGGCAGGCATCTTGTTGGCAAGCAGTCTATCAGTACCGGAAACGGGTAAAGTTGCCGCCAACTCAGTTTCAATTTCCCTGTCAACTGGATCCTACACCAAGACCATCCGCACTCAGTTCCATTGGAAGAATCCTTCAATTACCACAAGTGACATTGGCAAATCTGCAGAGAAAACAAATTCAACGGTAGTCCAGGTTCCGACAACAAGACCCGAAACGATTCAATCCGAGCCTGTTCAAGTGGCAAATGCGTCCCAAAGTCATGTCTCACGGTCGGACAGTTACCAATTAATTGCTAATGCACTAAGCCTGCAGGGTGTCCCTTACCGTTTTGGCGGAACGAGTCGAAGCGGCTTTGATTGTTCAGGATTTACCCAGTATGTATACCGGGCGGTAAATACTTCTTTGCCTAGAACGGCTGCCGAGCAATTTAGAGTTGGAGCCTCAGTGAGCCGAGGACAGCTGCAAGTAGGTGATTTGGTTTTCTTTTCAACTTATGCCTCAGGGGCCTCTCACGTGGGTATTTATATTGGCGGAGGGCGTTTTGTTCATGCCTCAAATAAAGGTATTCGTGTTACCAATTTGAATGAGAACTATTATGCAAACCGTTATTTAGGCGCACGGCGGGTTAATTAG
- a CDS encoding PFL family protein, giving the protein MTITFAREEIQQTIKMIHEENLDIRTITMGISLLDCITDDINSLERKIYDKIVKKASQLVSVGEQVSSRFGIPIINKRVAVTPIAIAAAHLSPEGMVKIARALDRAANELGINFIGGFSALVQKGFTNGDLALIEAIPQALSETNYVCSSVNIGTTKAGINMDAVLKMGEVILDTARKTADQDGIGAAKLVVFCNAPEDNPFMAGAFHGVGEPECVINVGVSGPGVVAKVVKEYPDADFGELSNLIKQTAFKITRMGELIGRAASKALQVPFGIVDLSLAPTPAIGDSVAEILENMGLERCGTHGTTAALALLNDAVKKGGAMASSHVGGLSGAFIPVSEDAGMVNAVEVGALNLDKLEAMTCVCSVGLDMIALPGNVSSETISAIIADEAAIGMINKKTTAVRIIPAIGKNAGERVEFGGLLGGAPVMDIHPFSSKTFIKRGGRIPAPITSLSN; this is encoded by the coding sequence ATGACGATTACATTTGCCCGTGAAGAAATTCAACAAACGATCAAGATGATTCATGAAGAGAATCTTGATATTAGAACGATCACCATGGGTATAAGTTTGTTGGACTGCATAACAGACGATATTAATTCTTTGGAACGGAAAATTTATGATAAGATCGTGAAAAAAGCAAGTCAATTGGTTAGCGTTGGGGAACAGGTCTCGTCACGCTTTGGAATCCCGATTATTAATAAACGTGTTGCAGTTACACCGATAGCCATCGCGGCAGCTCATTTATCGCCGGAAGGAATGGTTAAAATCGCAAGGGCCTTAGACCGGGCAGCCAATGAGTTAGGCATTAATTTTATCGGCGGTTTTTCGGCATTGGTGCAAAAGGGATTTACGAATGGAGATTTGGCCTTAATTGAGGCAATTCCTCAGGCTTTGAGCGAAACAAACTATGTATGCTCATCCGTTAATATTGGAACAACGAAGGCCGGAATAAATATGGATGCGGTATTAAAGATGGGAGAGGTTATTCTGGATACCGCACGTAAAACCGCTGATCAAGACGGTATTGGTGCGGCGAAACTTGTTGTCTTCTGCAACGCTCCGGAAGATAATCCCTTCATGGCCGGTGCTTTTCATGGTGTTGGGGAACCGGAATGTGTAATTAATGTTGGAGTAAGCGGTCCGGGAGTTGTGGCAAAGGTTGTCAAGGAATACCCGGATGCAGATTTCGGTGAACTATCGAATCTTATAAAACAAACAGCCTTTAAAATCACGAGGATGGGTGAATTGATTGGTCGAGCTGCCTCCAAGGCTTTACAGGTTCCTTTTGGGATTGTTGATTTATCTTTGGCTCCTACGCCGGCAATCGGTGATAGTGTGGCGGAGATTCTTGAAAACATGGGTTTAGAACGGTGTGGAACTCATGGAACAACGGCTGCCTTAGCTCTACTAAACGATGCGGTTAAAAAAGGCGGCGCGATGGCTTCTTCTCATGTCGGCGGGCTAAGCGGCGCTTTTATCCCCGTCTCTGAAGATGCCGGGATGGTTAATGCAGTTGAAGTCGGAGCTTTGAATCTGGATAAACTTGAAGCAATGACTTGTGTTTGTTCCGTTGGTTTAGACATGATTGCGCTGCCCGGGAATGTGAGCTCGGAAACTATTTCTGCTATCATAGCTGATGAAGCTGCCATCGGAATGATCAATAAAAAAACAACGGCTGTTCGAATCATTCCCGCCATCGGCAAAAATGCCGGGGAACGTGTTGAGTTCGGAGGATTATTGGGTGGTGCTCCGGTTATGGATATTCATCCCTTTTCTTCAAAAACATTTATAAAGCGCGGAGGTAGGATTCCTGCTCCCATTACAAGTTTGTCCAATTAA
- a CDS encoding ACT domain-containing protein produces MSVIREESNRAIITVIGRDQIGIIAWVSNKLAEFQVNILDISQTILKEFFTMIMVVDLKSATLELVALANTLEREGLEKGLQVKVQHEDIFTYMHRI; encoded by the coding sequence ATGTCAGTGATTCGAGAAGAGTCCAATCGAGCCATCATTACGGTTATTGGACGAGACCAGATAGGGATTATTGCCTGGGTTTCCAATAAACTTGCAGAGTTTCAAGTAAACATTTTAGATATAAGCCAGACGATTCTTAAAGAGTTTTTTACGATGATCATGGTAGTTGACTTGAAATCTGCAACGTTGGAGTTAGTTGCATTAGCCAATACTCTTGAACGTGAGGGGCTTGAGAAAGGACTTCAAGTAAAGGTTCAACACGAGGATATTTTCACTTATATGCACCGCATTTAG
- a CDS encoding HesB/IscA family protein — MVAITELAAQKVKEVLKSQNKENAFLRLYLAGAGUGGPNFGMTLDESKTTDDVLDEGFGVSILTDKKLSSYLEGATIDFIDSQNGGGFEIRTANPSGGCDSCGGSCS, encoded by the coding sequence ATGGTAGCAATAACAGAGCTCGCCGCCCAAAAAGTTAAAGAAGTGTTAAAAAGCCAAAATAAAGAAAATGCATTTCTTAGGCTTTATTTAGCAGGTGCTGGCTGAGGTGGGCCGAATTTCGGCATGACTCTGGATGAGTCAAAGACAACGGATGATGTACTTGATGAAGGCTTTGGCGTGTCAATACTCACCGATAAGAAGCTTTCCTCTTATTTAGAGGGCGCAACAATTGATTTCATTGATTCTCAAAATGGCGGTGGGTTCGAAATCCGCACAGCCAATCCGAGCGGCGGTTGTGATAGCTGCGGCGGAAGTTGTTCATAA
- a CDS encoding HD domain-containing protein: MDFPSSQEMIDQVVQIAKGFYARKDRAHDLEHALRVRNWGKKIALAEGADVTVIELAALLHDIGRSGAVEKTHAQSSAGLAVNILHKAGYSEDLIARVKEAIIAHSREAGYEPETLEAKILYDADKLDFVGAIGLGRLFTLGGVQGWPIMGENSCESFYQERIQGYQEHLFTKTALTYFKPLFLYMEEFWRQLHSEMI; the protein is encoded by the coding sequence ATGGATTTTCCCTCGAGTCAGGAAATGATAGATCAGGTAGTCCAAATTGCAAAAGGCTTTTACGCACGCAAGGATCGGGCACATGACTTAGAGCACGCCTTGAGGGTTAGAAACTGGGGTAAAAAAATAGCCTTAGCTGAAGGTGCAGACGTTACTGTGATTGAACTTGCGGCCTTACTGCATGACATCGGTCGATCCGGTGCCGTTGAAAAAACACATGCTCAAAGCAGTGCAGGGCTTGCAGTTAATATTTTACATAAAGCCGGATATTCAGAGGATCTTATTGCAAGAGTCAAAGAAGCAATTATTGCCCATTCTCGGGAAGCTGGGTATGAACCGGAAACATTAGAGGCCAAAATATTGTATGATGCGGATAAATTGGATTTTGTAGGAGCCATTGGTTTGGGGCGTCTTTTTACACTCGGGGGTGTGCAAGGTTGGCCCATTATGGGAGAAAACTCTTGTGAATCCTTTTATCAGGAGAGAATTCAAGGTTATCAAGAACATTTATTTACGAAGACGGCCTTAACTTATTTTAAACCATTATTCCTTTATATGGAAGAATTTTGGCGACAGTTACATTCGGAAATGATTTAA
- a CDS encoding tetratricopeptide repeat protein: MSKTTVLNTFLILTVFITFCITFCITSYYDYSEVNTSTFEQKSIEISHPQSSPAQLASPISISDSNPPPIHSSDPKALTLYEEGLKLYYQRRFSQALELFNKSLTIDPLCYEALNGKGATQAYLGNYNQGLALIQQALDLNPAYVYGNFNRGLAFELAGQWDEAIAAYQKTLQLDKNDTWSYYGIASIYGRLGNINKVVEYLQQAIALDPDVKEVAREEKDFAPVREYPRFQALIAP; the protein is encoded by the coding sequence ATGAGCAAAACAACCGTTCTTAACACGTTCCTTATCCTAACCGTCTTCATAACCTTCTGCATAACCTTCTGCATTACTTCATACTATGATTATTCTGAGGTGAATACCTCAACTTTTGAGCAAAAATCCATTGAAATCTCTCACCCACAGTCCTCTCCGGCTCAACTCGCTTCTCCAATCTCAATCTCCGACTCAAACCCTCCTCCTATTCATTCCTCAGATCCCAAAGCCCTTACACTTTACGAAGAAGGACTTAAGCTCTATTATCAACGCCGGTTTTCACAGGCCCTTGAGCTCTTTAATAAATCATTAACCATTGACCCCCTTTGTTACGAAGCCCTTAACGGCAAGGGGGCAACTCAGGCCTATTTAGGCAATTATAATCAAGGACTCGCTCTGATTCAGCAAGCCCTTGATCTTAATCCAGCCTATGTTTATGGAAATTTCAACCGAGGATTAGCTTTCGAACTTGCTGGACAGTGGGATGAGGCCATTGCCGCTTATCAAAAGACATTACAATTAGACAAAAACGACACTTGGAGTTATTACGGGATTGCAAGTATCTATGGCCGGCTCGGGAACATTAACAAGGTGGTCGAATACCTGCAGCAAGCCATCGCCCTTGATCCTGATGTCAAAGAGGTTGCCCGGGAGGAAAAAGATTTTGCTCCTGTGCGAGAATATCCACGTTTTCAAGCACTCATTGCACCTTAA
- the pepF gene encoding oligoendopeptidase F, with protein sequence MEQNRLKSREEVPEAMKWRLEDIFASNDLWEQEYIHIEKLLDEGEKFEGHLGDSSSVLVSCLKWMDDLSLRLEEVYSYARMRRDEDNRQGNYQAMTDRAGALAVKVSRATAFVVPELLAMPEGKLNEFRAESETLKVYHHALEEILRKKEHILSSNEEKLLAGVGELAEAPSAIFTMANNADLKFPSIEDESGQMVELTKGNFIHYMESYKREVRKEAFETLYKTYGKQRNTWAATLNSSIKSDVFFAKARNYPSAIKASLDDDRVPLKVYDSLIETVHEFLPEMHRYVRLRKKALNLSEIHMYDIYVPMVPETTMKISYEEAKSMVLEGLNPLGADYLKILKEGFENKWVDVCENEGKTSGAYSWGTYQSHPFVLLNHQDTLDSMFTLAHEMGHSLHTYLSNHAQPHLYAGYKIFVAEVASTLNEALVMEHLLAKTKDANLLAYLVNHYLEQFRGTIFRQTMFAEFEKKTHAIVEEGGALTADQFSEIYRDLNATYYGNDMILDPEIALEWSRIPHFYNAFYVYKYATGFSAAIAFARAILKEGQPAVARYLKFLSSGSSDYPIELLRKAGVDMETPQPVREALQVFTELIDRLENLLN encoded by the coding sequence GTGGAACAAAATCGACTAAAGTCCAGAGAAGAAGTTCCGGAGGCCATGAAATGGAGACTGGAAGATATTTTCGCCAGCAATGACCTTTGGGAACAGGAGTATATTCATATTGAGAAGCTCTTGGATGAAGGGGAAAAATTTGAAGGTCACCTAGGAGACTCCTCAAGTGTCTTGGTGTCCTGTTTAAAATGGATGGATGACCTTAGTTTACGACTTGAAGAGGTTTACTCTTACGCGCGAATGAGAAGGGATGAGGACAATCGTCAGGGGAACTATCAGGCAATGACGGATCGTGCCGGAGCCCTTGCTGTTAAAGTCAGCAGGGCAACAGCCTTTGTTGTCCCTGAATTATTGGCAATGCCTGAAGGGAAGCTCAACGAATTTCGTGCCGAGTCTGAAACGTTGAAAGTTTATCATCATGCCCTCGAAGAGATCCTGCGTAAGAAAGAGCATATTCTTAGCTCCAATGAAGAGAAATTATTAGCCGGAGTTGGTGAACTTGCTGAAGCTCCGAGCGCTATTTTCACCATGGCAAATAATGCGGATCTTAAATTTCCTTCAATTGAAGATGAATCTGGGCAAATGGTTGAATTGACCAAGGGGAATTTCATTCACTATATGGAGAGTTACAAACGTGAAGTACGCAAGGAGGCTTTTGAGACTCTCTACAAAACCTATGGCAAACAGCGAAATACCTGGGCTGCAACCTTAAATTCCAGCATCAAATCGGATGTTTTTTTTGCCAAAGCTCGAAACTATCCTTCCGCCATAAAGGCTTCCTTAGATGATGATCGGGTTCCTCTGAAAGTCTACGATTCCTTAATTGAAACGGTCCACGAATTTCTTCCCGAAATGCACCGCTATGTTCGCCTGCGTAAAAAGGCCTTGAATCTTTCGGAGATACATATGTACGATATCTATGTACCTATGGTCCCTGAGACGACCATGAAGATATCCTATGAAGAGGCTAAATCAATGGTACTAGAGGGTTTGAACCCTTTGGGAGCTGATTATCTCAAGATTTTGAAAGAGGGATTTGAAAACAAATGGGTTGATGTCTGCGAAAATGAAGGCAAGACAAGCGGAGCTTACTCCTGGGGTACCTATCAGTCGCATCCTTTTGTGCTGCTGAATCATCAGGATACCCTCGACTCTATGTTTACGTTAGCTCACGAAATGGGTCATTCTTTGCACACGTACTTATCAAATCATGCCCAACCTCATCTTTACGCCGGTTATAAAATTTTCGTTGCCGAAGTGGCCTCAACTTTGAACGAAGCTCTTGTCATGGAGCATCTGTTGGCAAAAACGAAAGACGCTAATCTTCTTGCCTACTTAGTGAACCATTATCTTGAACAATTCAGGGGAACCATCTTCAGGCAAACTATGTTCGCTGAATTCGAAAAGAAAACTCATGCCATCGTCGAAGAAGGAGGAGCACTGACTGCCGATCAGTTCTCAGAAATTTACCGCGACTTAAATGCGACTTACTATGGAAATGATATGATATTAGACCCCGAAATTGCTCTTGAATGGTCGCGCATTCCCCATTTCTATAATGCTTTTTATGTCTATAAATATGCCACAGGTTTTTCTGCAGCTATAGCCTTTGCCCGGGCGATTTTGAAGGAGGGCCAGCCGGCTGTGGCACGTTATCTCAAGTTTTTAAGCAGCGGCAGCTCAGACTATCCTATTGAATTGCTGCGTAAAGCCGGAGTAGATATGGAGACACCCCAGCCTGTTCGGGAGGCACTGCAAGTTTTTACAGAACTTATTGATCGCTTAGAAAATCTCCTTAACTAA
- a CDS encoding GntR family transcriptional regulator: MGRIQQSGKSLSDLVRLELLDEIRRGKYLVNSRLPNEEQLAKEMGVSRNTLREALRVLEASGVVEKKQGLGTFILGEPSPKAKPGLEVLFRVTDAILEMGSTPGTSEAAFEMSTADARVAEKLGIEVGTSVYHLRRVRTADGIPVVYCIDTFPAVIGELEVEKMRSSVFAYLEEVKGVRISYASTDLRPIVAGKELADKLSVSAASPLLLLDEVHFDKLDQPIFYSRLFFRSDYFVFHLLRSH; the protein is encoded by the coding sequence ATGGGACGTATTCAGCAGAGTGGAAAATCCCTCTCCGATCTTGTTCGCTTGGAGCTTTTGGATGAAATTCGACGAGGGAAGTATCTGGTAAACAGCAGACTTCCTAATGAAGAACAATTAGCCAAAGAAATGGGTGTCAGCCGAAATACGCTTCGTGAAGCCTTGCGAGTGCTGGAGGCCAGTGGTGTCGTTGAAAAAAAACAAGGACTAGGGACATTTATTCTGGGAGAACCTTCACCCAAAGCTAAACCGGGTTTAGAAGTTCTGTTTCGAGTAACGGATGCTATTTTGGAAATGGGCTCTACTCCGGGTACTAGTGAAGCAGCCTTTGAAATGTCCACTGCAGATGCCCGGGTTGCTGAAAAGTTAGGGATTGAGGTGGGGACTTCAGTTTACCATTTGCGCAGAGTACGTACTGCAGATGGTATTCCGGTGGTCTATTGTATCGACACGTTTCCCGCGGTGATCGGAGAACTTGAAGTTGAAAAAATGAGATCTTCCGTGTTTGCCTATCTTGAAGAGGTAAAAGGTGTTCGCATTTCTTATGCGTCAACGGACCTTCGCCCTATTGTGGCCGGTAAAGAACTAGCCGATAAATTGTCCGTTTCCGCTGCGAGCCCCTTGCTTCTTCTGGATGAAGTTCATTTTGACAAATTAGATCAGCCAATCTTTTATTCGCGGCTATTCTTCCGCTCAGATTATTTTGTATTTCATCTTTTACGATCTCATTAA
- a CDS encoding ABC transporter permease: protein MLWAALLRPDLWAATLAMATPIALPALGGTYSERSGVVNIAMEGIMLIGAFFGVLFAYYSNSAWVGLLGALIMGALISVLFAYVTVNLSADQVIVGMGINIFAAGLTAFLLNTIFGYGGTPRTTPALPNITLPGISNIPLVGPILGSQNVVVYLMLILVVASHYFLFHTNLGLRLRAVGENPQAADTAGLNVRKLRYLGVIIGGMLSSLGGVYLSLGLLNSFEVNMSGGRGYIALAAMIFGKWTPLGSLGAALLFGFAMALSMVLQGGGISSNIIQMLPYALTILALTGLVGKSTAPAADGIPYDPNK from the coding sequence ATGTTGTGGGCGGCATTATTAAGACCTGACCTTTGGGCGGCAACGTTAGCCATGGCTACTCCAATTGCTCTGCCTGCACTGGGGGGGACTTATTCGGAACGCAGTGGGGTTGTAAACATTGCTATGGAAGGCATTATGCTTATCGGAGCATTTTTCGGAGTCCTTTTCGCTTATTATTCAAACAGTGCTTGGGTCGGACTTCTGGGAGCATTGATTATGGGTGCTTTGATATCAGTCTTATTCGCCTATGTTACAGTGAACCTTAGTGCCGACCAGGTTATAGTTGGTATGGGGATTAATATTTTCGCTGCAGGCTTAACGGCATTTTTGTTAAATACGATTTTTGGCTATGGCGGGACTCCTCGTACGACGCCGGCTCTGCCCAATATCACATTACCTGGAATAAGTAACATTCCTCTGGTCGGCCCAATCCTCGGTTCTCAAAATGTTGTTGTTTATTTAATGTTGATTCTAGTCGTTGCTTCCCATTATTTTCTTTTTCATACAAACTTGGGACTGCGTCTCAGAGCAGTTGGCGAAAACCCTCAGGCTGCGGATACTGCCGGATTGAATGTACGAAAGTTGAGATATTTGGGAGTCATTATTGGAGGTATGCTTTCAAGCTTGGGAGGCGTTTACTTATCACTGGGCCTCTTGAATAGTTTTGAGGTTAATATGAGCGGCGGCAGAGGTTATATCGCTCTTGCAGCCATGATTTTTGGCAAATGGACTCCCTTGGGGTCTTTAGGAGCTGCTTTATTATTTGGCTTCGCTATGGCCTTAAGCATGGTCTTGCAGGGGGGAGGCATCTCTTCAAATATTATTCAAATGCTGCCCTACGCACTGACCATTCTCGCTTTAACCGGATTAGTTGGGAAGAGTACTGCGCCTGCCGCAGATGGAATTCCGTATGATCCGAACAAATAA
- a CDS encoding ABC transporter permease yields MQKTLKGLITPLLAIVIALLIGAGVMLITGDNPITAYGALFSGAFGSTANFSNTLASAIPLILSGLGVAIAFKSGLFNIGAEGQYWIGSMVAVWIGYSLKGLPSILHITIAIVLAMLAAGLWGGIIPGLAKAFVGAHEVITTMMMSYIAIFLSHYMLENGPMMQPGYTPQSPVILPSATIGLIVQRTQLSWGLLIALVACIIVYWMLYKTTLGYRLRSVGLNPRAAKYAGINVPLHLILALFISGMLAGLAGAVQMLGVQHRLYDSFSSGYGFTAIVVALLANNNPFGVILASIFFAALSSGGQSMQLVSGVPANLTDVISGIIIFLVASKDIVQMVQKRWRKDQTLASGKEV; encoded by the coding sequence ATGCAGAAAACACTAAAAGGCTTGATTACCCCTTTGTTGGCGATAGTAATTGCTCTACTAATCGGTGCGGGGGTCATGTTAATCACAGGAGACAATCCGATCACTGCTTACGGAGCTCTATTTTCCGGAGCATTTGGTTCTACTGCAAATTTCTCTAATACCTTGGCTAGCGCGATTCCTCTTATCCTTTCAGGTCTTGGAGTGGCAATTGCCTTTAAGTCCGGGTTGTTTAACATTGGGGCGGAAGGACAATATTGGATCGGCAGCATGGTGGCTGTCTGGATTGGTTACTCACTGAAAGGACTTCCTTCCATATTGCATATTACCATTGCCATTGTCTTGGCCATGTTAGCTGCAGGTTTATGGGGAGGGATTATCCCTGGATTGGCTAAGGCATTTGTCGGAGCTCACGAAGTCATTACAACCATGATGATGAGTTATATTGCAATTTTTTTAAGTCACTATATGCTGGAAAATGGTCCGATGATGCAGCCCGGATATACCCCACAATCTCCGGTTATATTACCCTCGGCAACGATTGGTCTGATTGTTCAGCGCACTCAATTGTCCTGGGGGCTTTTAATCGCCTTGGTTGCTTGTATCATAGTCTATTGGATGCTCTACAAAACAACGTTGGGCTATCGCTTGAGATCCGTAGGCTTAAATCCCCGGGCGGCAAAATATGCCGGAATTAATGTTCCCTTACACCTTATCTTAGCTTTATTTATCAGTGGTATGCTTGCAGGTCTGGCAGGAGCTGTACAGATGCTGGGTGTTCAGCATCGGCTCTATGACAGTTTCTCGTCAGGATATGGCTTTACTGCTATTGTCGTTGCTCTGCTTGCCAATAATAATCCTTTTGGGGTTATTCTTGCTTCGATATTCTTTGCCGCTTTGTCTTCAGGGGGACAATCTATGCAATTGGTTTCCGGAGTCCCGGCTAATTTAACCGATGTTATATCGGGAATCATCATATTTTTAGTGGCCTCAAAGGATATCGTTCAAATGGTTCAAAAACGCTGGCGTAAGGATCAGACCCTTGCGTCAGGTAAGGAGGTTTAG
- a CDS encoding ABC transporter ATP-binding protein codes for MRTCLEVRDITKSFPGVIANDHVNFSVSDGEIHAILGENGAGKSTLMKIIYGLYKPDSGSIKLYDQELNFTSPRQAIQAGIGMVHQHFMLIPALTVAENIVLGGEPGNIRYRRRENIEMVRDLAKQYHMDIDPSAKVGDLTVGLQQRVEILKVFYRKAKLLILDEPTAMLTPQEVEELILVMERLRSQGIPIIFISHKLDEVKRISDRVTVMRAGKTVNTVETKSASAQDLANMMVGREVVLHVSKPPQEPGEPILKVEDVVVSADRSDKVKGVSFQVHRGEIFGLAGIDGNGQSELIEAITGLMPCKEGKIEFLGKDITHSTVRQRTKEGIAYIPQDRHLDGLVLDFELTENFVLRDFSAEPYSHLGQLNKKSIEEYSTRLSEAFDVRPRRIHALARNLSGGNQQKVILAREVSRNPELLIAAQPTRGLDVGAIQFIHNKLLELRAQGKGVLLVSLELDEIMALSDRIGVIHDGKLMAIVPGGEATREQLGLLMTGVDMEKEG; via the coding sequence ATGCGTACTTGTTTAGAAGTTAGAGACATCACAAAATCATTTCCGGGAGTGATCGCTAATGATCACGTTAATTTTAGTGTGAGCGATGGAGAAATCCATGCAATTTTAGGTGAGAACGGCGCTGGAAAATCAACGCTCATGAAAATCATCTATGGACTTTACAAACCGGATTCGGGGAGCATAAAGCTTTATGATCAAGAACTCAACTTCACAAGTCCTCGCCAAGCAATCCAAGCAGGCATCGGAATGGTTCATCAGCATTTCATGCTAATTCCTGCTTTAACAGTGGCTGAGAATATAGTCCTTGGCGGAGAACCTGGTAACATTCGCTATCGACGCCGTGAAAATATTGAGATGGTTCGTGACCTCGCAAAACAATATCATATGGATATCGATCCCAGTGCTAAGGTTGGGGACCTCACAGTGGGTCTTCAGCAGCGAGTAGAAATTTTAAAAGTTTTTTATCGCAAGGCTAAGCTTCTTATTTTGGATGAACCGACAGCTATGCTCACACCTCAAGAAGTTGAAGAATTAATCTTAGTCATGGAACGACTTCGCTCGCAGGGGATTCCCATTATTTTTATCAGCCATAAGCTTGATGAAGTTAAGCGCATTTCCGATCGGGTAACTGTCATGAGGGCAGGTAAAACCGTCAATACTGTTGAGACAAAATCTGCTTCCGCTCAAGATCTTGCTAACATGATGGTTGGACGGGAAGTCGTACTCCACGTCTCTAAACCGCCCCAAGAGCCAGGCGAACCTATTCTGAAGGTTGAGGACGTTGTTGTTTCAGCCGACCGGAGTGATAAAGTAAAAGGCGTTAGTTTTCAAGTTCATCGCGGAGAAATCTTTGGTTTAGCTGGAATCGATGGAAACGGCCAATCTGAGCTCATCGAAGCAATTACCGGCCTAATGCCCTGTAAAGAGGGCAAAATCGAATTTCTGGGAAAAGATATCACCCATTCAACAGTTCGCCAGCGGACAAAGGAAGGGATTGCTTATATCCCTCAAGATCGTCATTTAGATGGATTGGTGTTGGATTTCGAACTGACGGAGAATTTTGTACTCCGAGACTTCTCAGCGGAACCCTATTCACATCTGGGTCAATTAAATAAAAAGTCAATCGAAGAATACTCCACCCGTTTGTCAGAAGCCTTTGACGTTCGGCCTCGAAGAATTCACGCTTTGGCCAGAAATCTTTCCGGCGGAAATCAGCAAAAAGTCATCCTTGCCCGTGAAGTCTCTCGGAATCCTGAACTGCTGATTGCCGCACAGCCGACTCGCGGCCTTGATGTTGGGGCTATCCAATTTATTCATAATAAACTTTTGGAGCTGCGTGCTCAGGGAAAAGGTGTTCTTTTAGTTTCTTTGGAATTAGATGAGATTATGGCCTTGTCCGATCGTATTGGAGTGATCCATGACGGAAAGTTAATGGCAATTGTTCCTGGGGGAGAAGCAACTCGCGAACAACTGGGCTTATTGATGACAGGTGTAGACATGGAGAAGGAGGGGTGA